Proteins from one bacterium genomic window:
- a CDS encoding B12-binding domain-containing radical SAM protein: protein MIEKVEELLPLVENPARYLGREINTYVKKKYEVKIAIGYPDIYEIGMSSLGLRILYGIANERNDCVCERFFLPWIDMESLMRKEGISLFTLETKTPLNKFDMIG, encoded by the coding sequence CTTCCATTAGTTGAAAATCCAGCAAGATATCTTGGAAGAGAAATAAATACGTATGTCAAAAAAAAGTATGAAGTCAAAATTGCTATTGGGTATCCTGATATTTATGAAATAGGGATGTCATCTCTTGGTTTAAGAATTCTTTATGGTATTGCTAATGAGAGAAATGACTGTGTATGTGAAAGGTTTTTTCTTCCATGGATTGATATGGAAAGTTTAATGAGAAAAGAAGGTATTTCTCTTTTTACTCTTGAAACAAAAACCCCTCTCAATAAATTTGATATGATTGGA